The following coding sequences are from one Mugil cephalus isolate CIBA_MC_2020 chromosome 9, CIBA_Mcephalus_1.1, whole genome shotgun sequence window:
- the rffl gene encoding E3 ubiquitin-protein ligase rififylin isoform X1: MVGVLDAVFPDMFASCCNWLCMDSAEVEPPDGRHQSYTNSGFSSQPSPPPEHTCKACGGSFDTPARKHVCVDCKKNFCSGCSDQLELRPRLCHTCQRFYGNLLERAELMKLKVKELRDYLHLHEVSTHLCREKEELVELVLSQQSSPDQPPVPDHPPTPDPPPITVTPDLPDLTPVHETPTPAPTPVTEQPEASDTETETVAMETDDIQDEDQGWDPEGPPLPGRRASLSDLRSLDDVEDLSVRQLKEILARNFVDYKGCCEKWELMERVRRLYQDQQNLLAANAVNASESGRGPTGVEENLCKICMDSPIDCVLLECGHMITCTKCGKRMSECPICRQYVVRAVHVFRS; the protein is encoded by the exons ATGGTTGGTGTTCTTGATGCTGTTTTTCCAGACATGTTCGCGTCCTGCTGTAACTGGCTGTGCATGGACTCGGCTGAGGTTGAGCCGCCGGATGGACGCCATCAGTCCTACACCAACTCGGGCTTCAGCAGTCAGCCTTCGCCTCCACCTGAGCACACCTGTAAGGCCTGTGGAGGCTCCTTCGACACACCTGCCAGGAAG catgtgtgtgtggactgcAAGAAGAACTTCTGCAGCGGTTGCTCTGACCAGCTGGAGCTCCGCCCCCGCCTGTGTCACACCTGTCAGCGCTTCTACGGCAACCTGCTGGAGAGGGCGGAGCTTATGAAGCTTAAGGTGAAGGAGCTCAGGGACTACCTGCACCTGCACGAGGTCTCCACCCACCTGTGCAGAGAGAAG gaggagctggtggagctgGTCCTCAGTCAGCAGTCCTCCCCAGACCAGCCCCCCGTCCCagaccacccccccaccccagacCCCCCTCCCATCACTGTCACCCCTGACCTCCCCGACCTCACCCCCGTTCACGAGACCCCCACACCTGCCCCGACCCCGGTCACCGAGCAGCCAGAAGCCTCGgacacagagacggagacggtcGCCATGGAGACAGACGACATTCAAGACGAAGACCAG GGCTGGGACCCTGAGGGCCCCCCCCTCCCAGGCCGCCGCGCCTCCTTATCCGACCTGAGGAGCCTGGATGACGTGGAGGATCTCAGCGTCCGCCAGCTGAAGGAGATCCTGGCCAGGAACTTTGTGGACTACAAAGGCTGCTGTGAGAAGTGGGAGCTGATGGAGCGGGTGAGGAGGCTGTaccaggaccagcagaacctCCTGG CGGCCAACGCCGTCAATGCCTCAG AGTCCGGCCGTGGCCCTACAGGTGTAGAGGAGAACCTCTGTAAGATCTGCATGGACTCGCCCATCGACTGCGTCCTCCTGGAGTGTGGTCACATGATCACCTGCACCAAGTGTGGGAAGAGGATGAGCGAGTGTCCGATCTGTCGGCAGTACGTCGTCCGAGCCGTCCACGTCTTCCGGTCCTGA
- the rffl gene encoding E3 ubiquitin-protein ligase rififylin isoform X2, whose protein sequence is MFASCCNWLCMDSAEVEPPDGRHQSYTNSGFSSQPSPPPEHTCKACGGSFDTPARKHVCVDCKKNFCSGCSDQLELRPRLCHTCQRFYGNLLERAELMKLKVKELRDYLHLHEVSTHLCREKEELVELVLSQQSSPDQPPVPDHPPTPDPPPITVTPDLPDLTPVHETPTPAPTPVTEQPEASDTETETVAMETDDIQDEDQGWDPEGPPLPGRRASLSDLRSLDDVEDLSVRQLKEILARNFVDYKGCCEKWELMERVRRLYQDQQNLLAANAVNASESGRGPTGVEENLCKICMDSPIDCVLLECGHMITCTKCGKRMSECPICRQYVVRAVHVFRS, encoded by the exons ATGTTCGCGTCCTGCTGTAACTGGCTGTGCATGGACTCGGCTGAGGTTGAGCCGCCGGATGGACGCCATCAGTCCTACACCAACTCGGGCTTCAGCAGTCAGCCTTCGCCTCCACCTGAGCACACCTGTAAGGCCTGTGGAGGCTCCTTCGACACACCTGCCAGGAAG catgtgtgtgtggactgcAAGAAGAACTTCTGCAGCGGTTGCTCTGACCAGCTGGAGCTCCGCCCCCGCCTGTGTCACACCTGTCAGCGCTTCTACGGCAACCTGCTGGAGAGGGCGGAGCTTATGAAGCTTAAGGTGAAGGAGCTCAGGGACTACCTGCACCTGCACGAGGTCTCCACCCACCTGTGCAGAGAGAAG gaggagctggtggagctgGTCCTCAGTCAGCAGTCCTCCCCAGACCAGCCCCCCGTCCCagaccacccccccaccccagacCCCCCTCCCATCACTGTCACCCCTGACCTCCCCGACCTCACCCCCGTTCACGAGACCCCCACACCTGCCCCGACCCCGGTCACCGAGCAGCCAGAAGCCTCGgacacagagacggagacggtcGCCATGGAGACAGACGACATTCAAGACGAAGACCAG GGCTGGGACCCTGAGGGCCCCCCCCTCCCAGGCCGCCGCGCCTCCTTATCCGACCTGAGGAGCCTGGATGACGTGGAGGATCTCAGCGTCCGCCAGCTGAAGGAGATCCTGGCCAGGAACTTTGTGGACTACAAAGGCTGCTGTGAGAAGTGGGAGCTGATGGAGCGGGTGAGGAGGCTGTaccaggaccagcagaacctCCTGG CGGCCAACGCCGTCAATGCCTCAG AGTCCGGCCGTGGCCCTACAGGTGTAGAGGAGAACCTCTGTAAGATCTGCATGGACTCGCCCATCGACTGCGTCCTCCTGGAGTGTGGTCACATGATCACCTGCACCAAGTGTGGGAAGAGGATGAGCGAGTGTCCGATCTGTCGGCAGTACGTCGTCCGAGCCGTCCACGTCTTCCGGTCCTGA